GTGGTCGAGGACGAGAAGCGGCTCGCGGCCGGGCTCCGCAACGGGCTCGAGGCCGAGGGGTTCGCCGTGGACGTGGCCCTGGACGGCACCGACGGGTTGTGGATGGCCCGGGAGAACCCGTACGACGCGATCGTGCTGGACATCATGCTGCCCGGGGTCAACGGCTACAAGGTCTGCGCCACCTTGCGGGAGGAAGGGGTCTGGACGCCGATCCTGATGCTCACCGCCAAGGACGGGGAGTGGGACGAGGTCGAGGCGCTCGACACCGGGGCCGACGACTACCTGACCAAGCCCTTCTCCTACGCGGTGCTCCTGGCCCGGCTGCGGGCGCTGCTGCGGCGGGGCGCTCGTGAGCGGCCAGTGGTGCTCGAGGCGGGCGACCTGCGGCTTGATCCGGCGGCCAGACGGGCGTGGCGAGGCGAGGCCGAGGTGGAGCTGACCACCCGGGAGCTCGCGCTGCTGGAGTTCCTGTTGCGCCGCCGGGGCGAGGTCGTGTCGAAGCGGGAGATCCTCGAGCACGTCTGGGGCTACGACTTCGAGGGCGACCCGAACATCGTCGAGGTCTACGTGCGGCATCTCCGCAACAAGCTCGACCGGCCGTTCGACCGGGACTCGATCCAGACGCTCCGGGGGGCCGGGTACCGCTTGGCGGCGCAGGGTGGCTGAGCGGCGGCGGTCCTGGCCTGCCCGGACCGGGACGGTGCGGGTGCGCACGACCGTGGCCGCCGTGATGGTCGTCGGGGTGGCCATGGCCGTGGGTGGGGTGCTGATGGTGACGGTGCTGCGGGACGCGCTCACCCGCCAGGTGGCGGCCGCGGCCCGGCTGCGGGCCATGGACGTGGCAGCGGTGCTCGCGTCGGGGGCCGAGCCACAGAAGCTCGCGGTCGACGACGACGAGGACCTGATGATCCAGGTGCTGGACCGGGACGGCAGGGTGGTCATGTCGAGCCCCAACGTCAAGGGGCTGCCTGCGGTGGCCCGGCTGCGCCCTGGGGAGTCGGCCCCGGTCGAGGTGCCGATCGACAACGACGACGAGTTCCTGGCCGTGGCCACCGCCGCCGACACCGGCGACGGCCGCTTCACCGTCGTGGTGGCCCGCAACGTCGAGACGGTGGCCCAGTCGGCCCGGATCGTCACCGGCATGCTGGCGGTCGGGCTGCCGCTGCTGCTGCTGCTGGTCGGTGTGACCACGTGGAGGGTGGTGGGCCGGGCGCTGGCGCCGGTCGAGGCGATCCGCGGCGAGGTCGACGCGATCTCCGCCGCCGAGCTGCACCGCCGGGTCCCCGACCCGCCGGGCGACGACGAGATCGCCCGGCTGGCCAAGACGATGAACCGGATGCTCGACCGGCTCGAGCGCGCCCAGGTCCGCCAGCGGCGCTTCGTGTCCGACGCCTCCCACGAGCTGCGCTCACCGGTCGCCTCCATCCGCCAGCACGCCGAGGTCGCCCTGGCCCACCCCGACCGCACCACCACCGTCGAGCTGGCCGAGACGGTGCTGGCCGAGGACCTCCGGGTGCAGCGGCTGGTGGAGGACCTGCTGCTGCTGGCCCGAGCCGACGAGCACACCCTGGGGCTGCGCCGACGCCTCGTCGACCTGGACGACCTGGTGTTCAACGAGGCCCGCCGGCTGCGGGACGCCAACGGGGTGCGGGTCGACACCACCGCGGTGTCGGCCGGCCGGGTCGACGGAGACGCCGGCGGGCTGCGCCGGGTGCTCCGCAACCTCGGCGACAACGCCGCCCGCCACGCCCGCGGCCGCATCTCGTTCGCGCTCGCCGAGCGCGACAGCGTGGTGGTGCTGGCGGTGGACGACGACGGGCCGGGGGTCCCCGAGGCCGACCGCGAGCGGGTCCTCGAGCGCTTCGTCCGCCTCGATGACGCCCGGGCCCGCGACGCCGGTGGCAGCGGGCTCGGCCTGGCCATCGTGGCCGAGCTGGTCGCCGCCCACGGCGGCACGCTCGCCGTCGCCGGCAGCCCTCTGGGTGGCGCCCGGATCGAGGTCACCCTCCCACGTGGCGGCAACGGCGCCGCGCCGGGCAAGTGAACCGGGTCACCCTCCCACGTGGTGGCAACGGCGCCGCGCCGGGCAAGTGAACCGGGTCACACTCGCCTGAAAGGGACTTCAGGTGCGTTCAGCCTCCGCTCAGGTGCCGCTCGGCATGCTGACCACGCAGCCAGTGAGGCTGCGCGAATCCTGGCACGGCCCGAGCAGCGACAGGCACCGAGAGGAGCGCGTCGATGCGGCGCATGACCAAGACCAAGTGGCTCGCTGGCGGGGCGCTCACCGTCGCCCTGATCGGCACCGGCACCGGGTTCGCGCTGCCCCCCCTGAGCGCCCAGGACGACAAGCCGCTCACCGGAGCGAACCTCGACAGGGCGGTCGCTGCAGCGCTCGCCAGCACCGGCGGCGGCGCGGTCACCGGGACCGAAGCCGGCGACGACGGCGCCGCCTTCGGTGTGGAGATTCGTTTCAAGGACGGCCGCCAGGTCGAGGTCAACCTCGACAAGGACTTCAAGGTCGTCGGCCGGGAAACCGACGACGACGGCCCCAACGACGACGACGGCGCCAAGAACAGCTGATCGCGAAGACCAGCCGGCCCACGGCACAGCGGGTGGCGGCAACCCCCGGCGCCGCCACCCGCTGCCCCCCTTCCAGGAGGTGCACCGGTGCCCTCGGGCGCCGGACGGCACCATCGCCACGCGCCGACCCGCTGCCCGGCAGCGAGGCCCGCAGCAGCACGACGTTCGGCGTACTCACGCTCCGGCTCGCCGACCGAAGCTATGACTGGCGCTTCGTGCCGGCGAGCCGGAGCGGGTTCAGCGACGCAGGTCAGGCACCTGCCACTGACGGCGCGCCCGGGCCTCCGCCGGCGCTCTGGCGGGACCTCCTGGACTTGGCGAACCGCAGGTACAGGATCGGGACGATGAACAGGTTGAGCAGGGTCGAGGTGACCAGGCCACCGAGGATGACCACGGCCATCGGGTGCTCGACCTCGTGACCGGGGATGTCGCCCAGCACCACCAGGGGCACCAGGGCCAGCCCGGTCGCCAGCGCGG
This portion of the Actinomycetes bacterium genome encodes:
- a CDS encoding HAMP domain-containing sensor histidine kinase, which translates into the protein MRTTVAAVMVVGVAMAVGGVLMVTVLRDALTRQVAAAARLRAMDVAAVLASGAEPQKLAVDDDEDLMIQVLDRDGRVVMSSPNVKGLPAVARLRPGESAPVEVPIDNDDEFLAVATAADTGDGRFTVVVARNVETVAQSARIVTGMLAVGLPLLLLLVGVTTWRVVGRALAPVEAIRGEVDAISAAELHRRVPDPPGDDEIARLAKTMNRMLDRLERAQVRQRRFVSDASHELRSPVASIRQHAEVALAHPDRTTTVELAETVLAEDLRVQRLVEDLLLLARADEHTLGLRRRLVDLDDLVFNEARRLRDANGVRVDTTAVSAGRVDGDAGGLRRVLRNLGDNAARHARGRISFALAERDSVVVLAVDDDGPGVPEADRERVLERFVRLDDARARDAGGSGLGLAIVAELVAAHGGTLAVAGSPLGGARIEVTLPRGGNGAAPGK
- a CDS encoding response regulator transcription factor, with product MRVLVVEDEKRLAAGLRNGLEAEGFAVDVALDGTDGLWMARENPYDAIVLDIMLPGVNGYKVCATLREEGVWTPILMLTAKDGEWDEVEALDTGADDYLTKPFSYAVLLARLRALLRRGARERPVVLEAGDLRLDPAARRAWRGEAEVELTTRELALLEFLLRRRGEVVSKREILEHVWGYDFEGDPNIVEVYVRHLRNKLDRPFDRDSIQTLRGAGYRLAAQGG